gcatattgatttttaaaaacacaatgtttTAGCACACACTGAATCTAAAATCTcaagtacatacagttgaagacaaaaatatttaattatttattatcaaaaaaaatttaattattacaaaaattattccCATGTACTTTAAacgttatttttcattttaatgaaaggaaaactgatttctaataactgatttcttttgtctttttaatgataacagtacataatttaTTAGTTATATTGGAAGATGCTAGTATTTAgtgtaaagtgcaatttaaaggcttaactaagattaattaggttaattattgGACAACAGCAGTTTGTTCTTTGTTCTTTCTTTAAAGttcttaataatattgaccttaatatatatatatatatatatatatacactttatcaaaaatataaaaaactatctTATAATTTTACTGTATAACTCTAATTTATATATATCAACTGTATATGggatgtacactaccggtcaaaagtttggggagagtttttttttttttcaagaaaactgctttaaaaacaagaaggttgctagtttgagtcttggctggatcatttggcatttctgtgtggagtttgcatgttcttcctgtgttggcgtgggtttcctccggcactccggtttcccccacagtccaaacacatgtgctataggtgaattgaattagctaaattggtcatagtgtatgtgtgtgaatgcaggagtgtatgggtgtttcccagtattgggttgcggctggaatggcatccgatgcgtaaaacatatgctggataagttggcggttcattcctctgtggcgacccctgaagggGCTAGGCTGAAAattaactaatgaatgaatgaataataataataataaccatgtagtggttagtgcgtcgacacatgcactccggtgctcatggcgacccgagttcgattcccgcctcgtggtcctatgccgatccttcccctctttctgctTCCCATGTTTTCTGTCAATACTCTACACTTTCCTATCCATTAATGGTAAAAACCtcgaaaaaaataattataaaaaaataataattattattagggtgatttctgaaggatcatgccaCTCCGAAGACTGGAGTATTGACGCTAAAAATTCATCTTTTAAATCaatggaaaaattaaataaactaaattaaattaaattaaataaactaattctAAACAGTTATTATTTAGTGcagtaacatttcacaattgtacaatttgtaccgtatttttgattaaataaacgcagccttggtgagcaggggcctcatgtacaaagacttgcgttgaaatcatactaaaacattgcgtacacaCAAAGCTGTaagtgcgtacgcagtaaaaaaattcagatgtatgaaacactgcgtacgcggaatcccacgcatattctctttgtacatctaaattaatgtgaaactgagcgcacgtgcacgagctcaaaacccctccctgcctcctcccctgtatgaatatgctaatgactctactttggcaaaaccaaacgaaaaagcaatggcaaaagcaagcaaaaagagaaactttgaacagaatgtgaattggaggtgctcctatcggaggtagaccgcaGAAAAACGATGTTATTTgtaagtttgtcctccagaattaataaccaaagaaaaaaattgagtgggagagtttagctgatgcgattaacgcagtggggtctgaacatggcactgtgagtgaattaaaaaagaagtggtccgatgtaaaggtggaAAATTTTGCAGCATGAGTGGCATAGCTCGTAAAGTGCAttgcaacatgttttgacacgatcgatCATGGACTCGGTTCGAACCCAGCGTCTGATGAAGTTATTCTTTTTTCCCCCCACTGCaaatcagattttgcctactcttcatcacgaggaatacaagtaggaatcattaataagtgtgtattaTGTTACGCGCATTTGAGCGTCACATATTacttgcacatttattgaatggaaatgtttccgattcatccaaattcatcttcagatggcgcctttatagcaatgtgcgtgcagtcgatcgctccgattgcattgggaaaaccggcgaccgctgcaaattgcgctttagtgtttagctggtcaactgcatggtatggaaaccttatatacctgctagacatgcggatgatcccgttccatacagctgccattgcacggctcaaagatactttgtagtgtgcaaattaacataattgcctcGAGGAgacgccaatggaaataaaacaaacacacacaagaaatgcacgtacgccagacatgaagttggcgtgtaccaacgcacattctcacgttcatttcatcattagtaaatgcaaacgtgagcgtgaaatctggcgtatgcaaagtttttgtgcgtacgcagcgttgatacatgaggccccaggagaagcttattttaaaacatttacaaatcctcctgaccccaaacttttgaccggtagtgtatataaaataagtattgagcacgtcaccatttttctcagaaaacatatttgtaaaggtgctgttgacttgaaactttccccggatgttggtaacaaccaaagaaatccaaatatgcaaagaaaaaaaatcaaattagtttacaaattaagtttttCGTAATAAAacgaaatgacgcagggaaaaagtattgaacacataaagaaaggaaggtgtagaaaggcagtgaaagcccagacagcagctgaaatctctcagtagctcTACAGCAACCATCTGCCCTTCATCAtcgttattacacataacaagtttttcagtttttgtatgttttgttttatttttatgtttgtattgtttgggattttaccaaaatctggtttaattccacgtcaacagctcctttaaaaatataatacccaggaaaaaacatgacgtggtCAATACTTACTTTCCCTGCTGTTTGTAttatgtctttattttcttttttccttcctttaaaaccagttttaacacatttttaaactgtttttaatcaTCTTTGTTGTTCTCTTatacttgtattttatgtttcctttattcttgtttatgtaaagcacttcgaATCACCATAGTGTATGAAATGTGGTATAAGCAGGTCACACATCGGAAGCGCCGCTCGGCACGGCGACAcggcgcacacatgacagttaagagtatcacacaccagacgcggatattcacatgatatttaacatgaaactaatcagatggcgctctgtggagcggcagagaaatgaacagtgtcctgagtcgtggctgggcgccgcggacagccgccgacttgcagcgctggtgtgtgtaccctgatagaaacctatgtttagaattctgaaatgttagCGCTGCGTGGCACTATGCGGCAGCCGCCAAGCagtgcttctggtgtgcgacctgctatATAAATAACATTGCCTTGCCTGACATATATGAATGTCAGGTTGTCCCTTGTATTTTATAAACCAGATCCTGAGTGTTAACCTCTACCTTCCTCTAGCAGTCTTTGTGTTATGTGAAAGTCTCGACAGGCACTGGTTTCTGACATTGCTCTCCTTCCCAGCCAGGGAAACACTGGCACCTGAAACTGTCTGTGAATCTTCTGGTTGCATCTTGACCCGGCCAGAGCCTCCTGTGAGCCACATAGGATGGGCCGCCAGTGATGGGAGCGGGAAGCTGAGCTCTGGGAATGATGGACCAGATATCTGGATCGAGATGCAGGTAAACTGAAGCGCTCGGGTCCCGTCTGACACACCGGCCCTGAGAAGAGCACACTTTCCTGCTGCATAGAAATGCTGCCTCCGTCACGTTCACTATATAGCGGCCAAGTGTGAAGTCCAGGTAATCCCGAACCGCTTCACAGGTCTTCTGCGcgaaacagaaagagagaggggTTATATGGTATATTCTGCTGTGGTTAACTGAAGGTTTTATCAACATTGAGATTTTAGGGAAAacaaattaattgaatatttaagAAAAGGTGTTTATATTATGTAATATGGTGGCTCGTAACTAGTGCtgaggaaagttacttttgaaagtaatgcattataataataatgagttaCTGCCCAAAAAATAAcattacttaattattattattattattacttttaatattgttttatctttttttttattgtttctgtATGTTCCTGTGGGCAgcgcattctctcattgagtgtgtgattacGTCTCTCATCGAATGTGTGACTATGTTAATTTTACTtgagcaatttatttttaaatgctaataaattaaactaaaaagtaacatgTGGCGACActagctcagtggtttgcacttttgcctcacagcaagaagggagCCTGGTTCAAGTCAAGGAaatgccagttggcatttctgtgtggagtttgcatgttcaccccgtgttggcgtgggtttcctccgggtcccccacagtccgaagataGACActttaggtgaactgaataaactaaattgtccgtagtgtataagcgtgtgtgaatgagtgtgtatgggtgttttccagtactgggttgcagctggaagggcatccaccgctgtggcgacctctgaaatagagactaagccaaaggaaaatgaatgaatggatgaacaaaaagtaactcacattacatttttcaaaaaagtaactcaaatattgttacttatttttaaagtaatgtgttactttactcattacttagaaaataaatattttcactagggatgtccagatccgatcacatgatcAGAAATTGGGCCgatcacgtggtttcagactcgattggaatcagacgttacctcccgatcaggactcgaatatatatatatgtacatatatatatatattctcattattttataacacatcAATAGTTATGCAGTGagacagagttagacctctttattgacttcacacagaaatagcaacgggtgcggcatgacatcactttgttggttaaatgccggcaaagcagaacatggaagcagcttgaagcagaaactGCGAGTATGTCTGCGATCTGGAGGTATTTTAAAGTTAATGACAACAACATTGACATAGCAAAttttgagatatgtaaacttgggattgactgctgggtattttaagctaaggtgctatttgtttttatattagatttcttttttatatttactgttttcaagtccaaaagtgaagaactgATGTTcattattacttgattgtttaagctacctcacagaagtgcccTGTTTAttgaatgtcaaaataaagtgaaataaataaaaaataaggaacatcctggatctgctTCTTtgttcttctttattcttttttcatgtattatagaagtatcggatcaggtttcagTATCAGTAGATATTCAAAAACAAATAACTCAGACTCGgaggcaaaaaaacctgatcaggacatccctaattattacataactcgcgttacttgtaatgaaTTAGCCCAACACTGCCTTTATTATTgagatttaaacattaaattattcaaataattcgATATTGTTTAATCATCcaattcagattatttatttgtatattttaatacaatttagaCTAAAAATGTGTTTAGTCAAGCACAATAACAGctttaaatgaagtaaaatatCTACAACTGTATCCCAACATCTTCCCCAAAATGCAAAAGTTCAcgaatattaaaaattattacttgacacaaatgcaaaaatgtcagtCTAATGTCTAGTAATCAACCAATCTGAATTAAATTGAGTTATAAAGCagatacaaataaatattcatagAGATTAGGCTAATATTTGGCTGATATTTGGggattactggctaataattagCTTGACAAATAAAAAGACATCTGCGCACAACTCCACAAAGTATTTGAGCAAAATATCATGGCCACTTCATTGCTTTAGTACTATTATTTAATAGAAATTTTAGTTTAGTgccaccagcctgatctcacgagaaaacgtaagtattttacgtttttccagtttagtggctaattcgtacaaattcgtacgagtaaagtcgtacgaaattgtacgattttaaaaaggaggcgtggcacctaaccccacctcttaacccaaccgtcattgggggataagcaaatcgtactaaattgtacgaattagatcgtacgaattagccactaaatcaaaaagttacgaattgccgtgagattgtgttggtgccACACcagcatatttattttaattgtagagttattttaattgtaagataattgcacatacacacatattcaatTAGTAATGTAACTCTATTTTTCAACTTGTAACACTTTCAACATTTTGAGCTCAATTATAAAGCCACATCAAGTCCCCATTAATGATTAAGTGGCCACAATAACAAACTGACATTTAAATCTCTTGAACACAAGCGTGTATGCCATAAACTACACATACTTTTGAAAACCCAGCATTTCAGTTGATTAGTTATCACCATAGGTGCTAATCATCACAGCGGTAAACAACAGTTTTGTTCTTCCATATACCAAGAACTGTTATTTGTTTCCAGGCAAACTGTTTGCAATATTGTCATTGACATATGAATGTTCACATGATTAACAGGCAGTATGAGGGTACGAGTAAGACGTTTGAGACTATATTCCCATTCTCTGTTGGTCAAAAGTGAATCTAGAGTTTAGAGATCAGCAAACTTGCATTATTTTGTATTCAAAAGCATTCATACTCttgttttttacatgcatattAGTAAATGGAACTATTTATACTCTTTGGAACTAAATCTATTGTGacctttttaattaaaaataacagtTCCAACTGGGGATTTTGGCAGCAAGTAACCATTGAGTCAACTGTTCTTAATAAATCCACTTCTTCCTTAGCatgaagaacatttttttttataaataaacttgttttaCTTTGAAGTGCAGGTGAAAAAGTTCCAAGAAAGTTCTTTAATGGAACCATAGATTCCTAGAACCCTTATTCTTAAAAGTGTTATTTTCAGAACAACTTGAAGCACTTCAGTTTTCTAGCCAGCCACTTTACCGCTAGCATACAGTAATCAGAAGAATATGTGTGCATGCGTGTAATCAACATCAGTCAACCTTTGTTTGAGAGTAGTTTCCATCTCCCCACAGCACGACACCGGAGGCTCCTAGTGCAACGCTCTCGCCAATGGTGTGCACCAAGTCATCCTGAAAACACAGTCGAGTAGCACATGAACCAGAATTAGATCAATGCAATCTGTAAAATaaaggcttccacacaattcctttatattGTCGCAACATAAATTGActaagttaacttgattgttctttacaaatttaagtggatttaacataaaacaattaagttgtccaaaaagaaaggaaaaaaatacctaagaattgtgttggttcaactcatattaaataagcagtttgaacaagcagcaaaagtcagttTTTGAGTGTACCATAAGCTTAAAgtgttaataaatatttgaattcCAATAATAATGAGCTACAAACTGCAGCTATAACAACAAGAAAGAACAACAATCAAGAAAGATCAACAATATCATTTGCTGTTTGACAGCATTAACAATCTTTTACCAGATTATTGAAATCACTGTGAGACAATCAGAGTTTACCAGAGTTTGAAGATTCAGAACAGTTAAAGCAGCAGATATCATAATCAACATAACTGgcggtaaataaaaaataattattttaaattaaagtgCTAATTAGAATTACagaataaagctacggtcacactgggctttgtgtgtgcgaaattctgtcatgcggtgctgcgaaaaggggcgggattaaacaagatgattagacattaaaaaagcgagcgattgctccatgctttaaatttctgtccagagaggtcctgttttgatcctcgatggtctcacgcagtcaagtgatgcgatttcgcaggtcagagttcaccaagcttgaactttgcaccgcagcaacctgcgaaactcgacgcatgaccccgcgtttctggtctgacgcattcgcgtgcgtatgaatggaagtctgagggaggaaaagtcaagtgtgaccgcacctttacagAACAGAACAAAGAACAAACCCCTGCTGCCTAATGACTTACCCTatttgcctagttaatctaattaacctagtttaaccATAAATATCGACTTTAAACGCAATACTCTAGTAAacttttattgaaaataaagattaaaacatTATGTACTTATTATGTATGCAAGGacaaaaaaaatagttattagaaattagttattaaacctttttttaagtgttcacttagaaaatatttgaaaaagaattacaacTTTACATGAAGGctaataatttgtaaataaataaatatttatgcatttatttttcttttaacccTATTAAAACCATACAGCTTTTcagtttaaatgtgtgtttttccaTGTAGTATTAATATtgctatttatttactgttttaaatgaacatttataattaaaaGATTCTTAAAACTTccaatttgttttagtttaggtTTTTCgtgtaaaatttacattttatttcagctaccaaaaatagtttgtttattttttctagttTAACCGCAAATAATTGTATTACTTTTAGCTAACTGCTACTGTCAGCCAGGAGATGtacaacttttaactttttaatttttatttttgctcagtcgtatttacatacagttgaagtcagaaatattagcccccctttcaagtttttcccaaatgatgtttaacagagcaagaaaattttcacagtatgtctgataatattttttcttctgaagaaactcttatttgtttcattttggctagaataaaagcagttttaaatttttttgaaatcattttaaggtccaaattattagctttatattttttcgattgtctaccgaacaaacaactgttatacaataacttgcctaattaccctaatctgcctacctaattaacctagttaagcttttaaatgtcactttaagctgtatagaagtatcttgaaaaatatctagtcaaatattatttactgtcatcatggcaaagataaaataaatcagtgattagagatgagttattaaagctattatgtttagaaatgtgctgagaaaatctctccgttaaacagaaacaggggggttaataattcaggggggctaataattctgacttcaactgtatgcttgttatttattatattttatacagatgCAGTGCACAGAATAAAGATGCCAatcgatctaaattaatgaaatctttccaagcagagcttttcaaatcatgtgctgtaattatattcatatagcaacgcatattgcagcaaaacaaaatattgcaatgtcagatttttccaacatcgtGCAGCCTTAGTTATAGTGTTAGATATAATTAGGTCTCTGTGCCCACCTGTGAGAGGAACTCCATAGAGTATGTGAAGGCGATCCTGGCGTACGGAAAAACAGAGTGTGGCTTATGGGTGGTCATTTCCCTCACCCTCATGGCCTCCAGGATCCGATGCCTGCTGTATAGCAAAATGTCCTGACTGCGGCCCCGGAGCCCGAGATCCAGATAGATATCAGGGTACAAAGCGGAGCTGACGTTCCACAACCAGGCCAGTTTATCATTCCTCTTCATCTCCAGAGCAGGACACTCACCTGTGTACGTCTCGTTCTTCTTATACTGATAATTATAGCAGCAAGGAAAGCCATAAAACCCCCATAATCCTCCAGGACGCTCCCTACGGCCTAGTTTTAATGTCTCCACCATAAAGGCCCTAGAAGAAGCTTCAAATTCCTTCACAGCTTCAGTTTCTATCTGATCCGGACTCCAGGTAGGATGTTTGGCTTTCACTAACGCTCTCGAAGCTTTCCAGTAAACTTCTTTAGAGTCCCAGTTACGTTCCCACATGGGTCTCCATTTCTCCCAGTCAATAATAGCCAGTCCTTGAAACTCAGGATCCGGGATGTTTTTGCGCAGGTCTTCATCTGCTTTGCTGAGGTGTTGGTTCAGGCTGGCATTTTGAGGAACACCTCCGTATATCGGTTCATCGTTAGGACCATAGTAAGGATATTTTCCTAACTTATCGGAGTAAAATATAGTGATGTTGTCCCCCATGAATGTCTGGTTAGGGTTGTGCACGATGTCGAAGACGCTCAAATCCAGCTCGACTCCAAATCGAGACTTGCAGCGCTCAGTTGGAGCGTTCCATACGGAAATAAACGGGAGCTGAGGGAGGAGATGGGATGAGATTggaggttattttagtaaacaaaaactaaagcTATTGGCCAACACACATTATCACTTAGGGaacaaaaattttgaaaaatccatattaaattaaaaaaactgacaaCAGTCGCTGAAAATTCgactgaaataaaattataattagcaatctaaaataaataattagaattagggcagcacggtggctcaatggttagcactgtcgcctcacaggaagaaggtcactggttcgagtcttggctaggccagttggcatttctgtgtggagtttgcatgttctcctcgtgttggcgtgggtttcctccgggtgctccggtttcccccaccgtccaaagacatgcactataagtgaattgggtaaactaaattgtccgtagtgtatgagtgtgaatgtgagtgtgtatgggtgtttcccagtactgggttgcagctagaagggcatccgctgtataaaacatatgctggataagttggtggttcattccgctgtggtgacccctgataaataaagagactaaacgaaaggaaaatgaatgaatgaaataatcagAGTAAATAAACACTAACGCTGTGGTAGAAAATCTGACCCGCAGCTGTTTATAGAAACGTCTGTAGATAACACTTTTACAGCAACAAGAGCATGATTATGTAGTtgagaagtcagaattattagccctcctgaatattttttccccaatttctgtttaacagatagaacatttcttcaacacatttctaaacataatagtttttataactcatttctaataactgatttattttatctttgccatgatgacagtaaataatattatactagatatttttcaagacacttctatacagcttaaagtgacatttaaaggcttaactaggttaattaggcaagttaatgtataataatggttagtgtatttgtgtgaatgagagtgtatgggtgtttcccagtgatgggttgcggttgaaagggcatccgctgcgtaaaacatatgctggattagttggcggttcattctgctgtggcgaccccagattaataaagggactaaaccgaaaagaaaatgagatgagattttgacttcaactgtatataaaaacattcattcattcattcattcattcattcattttctttttggctttttccttttattaatccagggtcgccacagcagaatgaacccccaacttatccagcatgtttttatgcagcggatgcccttccatccacaacccatctctggaaaacatccacacacactcattcacactcgtacactatggacaatttagcctacccaattcacctgtaccgcatgtctttggattgtgggggaaaccggagcacccggaggaaacccacgcgaacgcagggagaacatgcaaactccacacagaaaagccaactgacccagcgacctttttgctgtgaggcgacactacctactgtgccactgcgtcgcctatacaaaaacatattttctataaaaatattttcacttttcttcatttgccaaaaaaagtcAACTAGGCATGTTTAACTACATATACTGTATGATATTTAATATAAAGAAGATCATTTTTACTTATATTCGCTGCATTTGTATGGTTTCAGATTCAGTGTTTTGTCAGACCTTTTTTTTCCTCATATAAACTGTTCAAACACTAAACTTTGCTTTGGTCGACACTGGAAGTGTTCTGTTAACTGTTGTGAActgggacagttcacccagaaatgaaaattctatcatcatttactcacccttcacttgttcaaaacctcattgagattctttcttctgttgaacacaaaagaagatattttgaaaaatgctgaaaatctgtaaccattgacttccatagtattttttttttcgttcctaaagtatgtgtacgattttttaaattgttttttaggacaacagtatctccagcagtcaATGCtcaccggttttcagctttctttaaaatatcttcttttgtgtttcttCTTTTGTATCTTgaacagaagaaaataaaacttacgaaggttttgaaccacttgagagtgagaaaTTTAATTTTCATCTCTTTACACAAGAATGACTAAAACTTAAATACAGAAACTAAATGTATAAACTAAaacctaaatataaatatttctacaaaaaaaaataactaaagtaaaactaacaaaaccaataatgaaaactaaactgaaatatacattcattttccttcagcttagtcccttatttttcaggagtcagcacagcggaatgaactgctaactattccagcatatgttttacgcagcggatacccttccagctgcaacccagtactgggaaacatccatacacactcattcatacacactcatacactacgaccaattttgtttcaattcaattcacctaaaccgcatgtgtttggactgtggggtaaatccgagcacccggaaaaaaaccacgacaacacaaggagaacatgcaaactccacacagaaatgccaactggcccagcaggaaCCTGAACcagtccttcttgctgtgaggcgacagtgctaaccactgagccacccataaaatatacagcaaattataaaatattatcgaaataaaaactgcaaaactaCAATAACCTTGATCAGAGGCTGGCTGAAAACTGATGCAGAACACATGCTGAACACCATCAGAAGACATGTTCGACGTCCAGACCTGTCCATCCCAGGAAAAGGTGAGACGCTGAACCTGCAATGAGGGAAACGCTGAACATTTAGCATCCTGCTCCACACCTGATGTTACATGAGCAGAGGCAATTTAAATGGAAATGAAGCCGAGCTACAGTCTAATTTCAAAAGGTAATTTCAATGATGagaggcaattttttttttgaacaaaGGTATACTTTATCCTGAACAACTCATTATCCATAATAATCATCCACTTCAGGAAACACTACATTaagtgtgtgtgtccgtgtgtgtgtccTTTTCCCCAAAACGTGACTTTATAATGtacatgattattttatttcactgAGAAGCAGAGGCGGGCACAAAAAACGAGATTATTACTGACAATAGCTTACgatgtaaaattattaatattaatatttaacattattataattcTAGACATGTTACTATGGTAAAGTTGTGCTGTTATCATGACAGTAAATCCATCcagaaatgggcaaaaatacattgaaatgtatttta
Above is a window of Danio aesculapii chromosome 6, fDanAes4.1, whole genome shotgun sequence DNA encoding:
- the hyal1 gene encoding hyaluronidase-1, whose translation is MDRSGRRTCLLMVFSMCSASVFSQPLIKLPFISVWNAPTERCKSRFGVELDLSVFDIVHNPNQTFMGDNITIFYSDKLGKYPYYGPNDEPIYGGVPQNASLNQHLSKADEDLRKNIPDPEFQGLAIIDWEKWRPMWERNWDSKEVYWKASRALVKAKHPTWSPDQIETEAVKEFEASSRAFMVETLKLGRRERPGGLWGFYGFPCCYNYQYKKNETYTGECPALEMKRNDKLAWLWNVSSALYPDIYLDLGLRGRSQDILLYSRHRILEAMRVREMTTHKPHSVFPYARIAFTYSMEFLSQDDLVHTIGESVALGASGVVLWGDGNYSQTKKTCEAVRDYLDFTLGRYIVNVTEAAFLCSRKVCSSQGRCVRRDPSASVYLHLDPDIWSIIPRAQLPAPITGGPSYVAHRRLWPGQDATRRFTDSFRCQCFPGWEGEQCQKPVPVETFT